A genomic window from Silene latifolia isolate original U9 population chromosome 11, ASM4854445v1, whole genome shotgun sequence includes:
- the LOC141612402 gene encoding pentatricopeptide repeat-containing protein At1g06143 — MIFQRFPKTPTQLNFIFSLNFPRKKLIHTGVLLTHLKKCPNLVSLQSLQASMIKTDLIQDCYLMNNFITSCFSLNQIEYANSIFTQMKSPNVFVYNALIRGLIRSGRSMEALELYLVMLRDGVYPTSYTFSPIIKACGQVYAARFGEGIHCQAWKNGFDTHVFVLTSLVDLYGKLKKFDEACKVFDEMPERDLFAWITMVCVYARGGDMGSARRLFDEMPERNVTAWNAMIDGYSRVGNVEGAALLFDQMPGKDLISWTSMIACYSQNKEYKRALAVFDEMIKSGVHPDEMTLATIISCCAHLGALDLGKKLHFYIVREGFSIDVYIGSALIDMYAKCGRLDRSLIVFFNLREKNLFCWNSIIEGLATHGHGRSALEMFETMLKTNIKPNGVTFISVLSACTHAGFVDKGRELFRSMIDDFQINPQVEHYGCMVDLLCKARLLEDAMDVIKRMKIKPNAVVWGALLNGCKLCLNLEMAELAVSNLMELEPENCGYYTLLANMYAEANQWKEVAKIRAIIRELGIEKQCPGSSWIEMGNEVHQFVAADKSHSASTEIHLLLDNLYWQLKLNTCPLEVECAL, encoded by the coding sequence ATGATCTTTCAACGTTTCCCAAAAACCCCAACCCAACTGAACTTCATCTTCTCTTTAAATTTCCCGCGCAAAAAGTTGATACACACAGGAGTACTACTAACCCACCTTAAAAAATGCCCAAATCTTGTTTCTTTACAATCACTTCAAGCTTCCATGATTAAAACTGACCTAATTCAAGATTGTTATTTAATGAACAATTTCATTACTTCATGTTTTTCCCTAAATCAGATAGAATATGCAAATTCAATCTTTACCCAGATGAAATCGCCGAATGTTTTTGTATATAATGCATTGATTAGAGGGTTAATTCGTAGTGGTAGATCAATGGAAGCTTTAGAATTGTACTTGGTAATGTTGAGAGACGGAGTTTATCCAACAAGTTATACTTTTTCGCCGATAATTAAGGCTTGTGGTCAAGTTTACGCGGCGAGGTTTGGGGAAGGGATTCATTGTCAAGCTTGGAAAAATGGGTTTGATACCCATGTTTTTGTTTTGACTTCTTTGGTTGATTTGTATGGGAAATTAAAGAAATTTGATGAAGCATGtaaggtgtttgatgaaatgcctgaAAGAGATTTGTTTGCGTGGATTACGATGGTGTGTGTTTATGCTAGGGGAGGGGATATGGGTTCTGCGAGGAGATTGTTTGATGAGATGCCTGAGAGGAATGTTACTGCGTGGAATGCGATGATTGATGGGTATAGTAGGGTAGGGAATGTTGAGGGTGCGGCGTTGTTGTTTGATCAAATGCCCGGAAAGGACTTGATTTCGTGGACAAGCATGATTGCGTGTTATAGTCAAAATAAGGAATATAAAAGGGCTTTGGCGGTCTTTGATGAGATGATCAAGAGCGGTGTTCATCCCGATGAGATGACATTAGCTACAATTATTTCTTGTTGTGCTCATCTTGGAGCTCTTGACTTAGGAAAGAAATTGCATTTCTACATTGTCAGAGAGGGGTTTTCGATAGATGTTTATATTGGTTCTGCGCTGATAGATATGTATGCCAAGTGTGGGAGGCTAGACAGGTCTCTCATTGTGTTTTTCAATCTAAGGGAAAAGAATCTCTTTTGTTGGAATTCGATCATCGAAGGGCTTGCAACTCATGGACATGGAAGATCAGCTTTGGAAATGTTTGAAACTATGCTAAAGACAAATATTAAGCCTAATGGAGTAACTTTTATCAGCGTGCTTAGTGCGTGTACTCATGCAGGCTTTGTTGATAAAGGCCGGGAACTTTTCCGATCAATGATTGATGATTTTCAGATTAATCCTCAGGTAGAACACTACGGATGCATGGTTGATCTATTATGCAAAGCCAGGTTACTGGAAGATGCAATGGATGTTATTAAACGTATGAAAATTAAACCAAATGCAGTTGTTTGGGGAGCATTGTTGAACGGCTGTAAACTTTGTTTAAACTTAGAGATGGCTGAACTTGCGGTCAGCAATCTAATGGAACTGGAGCCTGAAAATTGTGGTTACTATACGCTGTTGGCTAACATGTATGCTGAGGCAAATCAGTGGAAAGAGGTTGCAAAGATTAGGGCTATCATTAGGGAACTCGGTATTGAGAAGCAATGTCCTGGATCGAGTTGGATTGAAATGGGAAATGAAGTGCATCAGTTTGTTGCTGCTGATAAATCTCACTCTGCTTCTACCGAGATACATCTTTTGCTTGATAATTTGTATTGGCAGCTGAAGCTAAATACTTGTCCCCTTGAAGTTGAGTGTGCTTTGTGA
- the LOC141612403 gene encoding putative acetyltransferase At3g50280, whose amino-acid sequence MTCFTDEVPNDVTIISKSTVIPSQTSTIGDLKLSVSDLPMLSCHYIQKGGLFTRPPFATEEVISLLKEGLSVTLTHFPALAGRLKTDADGYVYITCNDAGVDFVHAAGKCVYIRDVLGEQDVPDVVKQFFTYDRTVSYKGHFQPILAVQVTELADGLFIGCSVNHSVTDGTSFWNFFNTFAEVCRGVRRITKPPEFSRNSVLVSPAVLKVPEGGPVVTFNEFEPLRERIFKFSRESILELKSKVNYKKFGDSIISNDRISAVELLGKQSNDPWKEKDTKTVSKLENWIRNAVAVSKPRVVNETDSTEVEVSSFQSLCALLWRCVTRARKMDSNKTTTFRMAVNCRHRLEPKLDPLYFGNAIQSIPTFATVGDVLSKDLRWAAEQLNTNVKAHGDKTVRKFIGDWESNPRTFPLGNFDGGMITMGSSPRFPMYDNDFGWGRPVAVRSGRANKFDGKISAFPGREGGGSVDLEVVLSPETMAGLESDPEFMQYVSLGF is encoded by the coding sequence ATGACTTGTTTTACTGATGAGGTTCCAAATGATGTCACCATCATTTCAAAATCAACTGTAATTCCCTCCCAAACCTCCACTATTGGAGACCTCAAGCTTTCCGTCTCGGACCTGCCGATGCTCTCCTGCCACTATATCCAGAAAGGCGGGCTATTTACTCGCCCGCCTTTCGCTACAGAAGAAGTGATTTCCCTTTTGAAGGAGGGTTTGTCTGTGACGTTGACACACTTCCCCGCCCTTGCTGGACGGTTGAAGACCGACGCCGACGGATATGTTTACATTACTTGTAATGACGCCGGCGTGGATTTCGTCCATGCGGCGGGGAAGTGTGTCTACATCAGGGACGTCCTGGGAGAACAGGACGTCCCTGATGTAGTTAAACAGTTCTTCACTTATGATAGAACTGTTAGCTATAAGGGACATTTTCAGCCTATTTTGGCTGTTCAAGTTACGGAGCTAGCCGATGGCTTGTTCATCGGCTGCTCCGTAAATCATTCCGTTACTGACGGAACTTCCTTTTGGAATTTTTTTAATACTTTCGCTGAGGTTTGTAGAGGTGTGAGGAGGATTACGAAACCTCCGGAGTTCAGCCGTAACTCCGTGTTGgtctcgccagccgtgttgaaggTTCCGGAAGGCGGTCCGGTTGTTACATTCAATGAATTCGAACCGTTGAGAGAGCGAATTTTTAAATTCAGTAGGGAATCGATTTTGGAATTGAAATCTAAAGTCAATTATAAGAAATTCGGAGATTCGATCATTTCAAATGATCGAATCTCCGCAGTTGAATTGCTCGGTAAACAGAGCAACGATCCCTGGAAAGAAAAGGACACAAAAACCGTCTCGAAACTCGAGAACTGGATTCGAAACGCAGTAGCCGTTTCGAAACCACGAGTCGTAAACGAAACGGATTCGACCGAGGTGGAAGTTTCCTCTTTTCAATCTTTATGCGCCCTGTTATGGCGGTGTGTGACACGCGCTAGAAAAATGGACAGTAATAAAACGACAACGTTTAGGATGGCGGTAAATTGCCGTCATAGATTGGAGCCGAAATTAGACCCGCTGTACTTCGGAAACGCAATTCAAAGCATCCCGACTTTCGCAACGGTGGGAGATGTGCTTTCCAAGGACTTACGGTGGGCCGCGGAACAGCTGAACACGAACGTCAAGGCACACGGCGATAAAACCGTGAGAAAATTTATAGGAGATTGGGAGAGTAATCCGAGGACTTTTCCTTTAGGTAATTTTGATGGTGGGATGATTACTATGGGTAGTTCTCCACGGTTTCCTATGTATGATAATGATTTCGGGTGGGGTCGACCCGTCGCTGTTAGGAGCGGACGGGCTAATAAGTTTGATGGGAAGATCTCGGCTTTTCCCGGTCGTGAAGGCGGAGGTAGTGTTGATCTTGAAGTCGTGTTGTCGCCCGAGACTATGGCCGGTCTTGAATCTGACCCCGAGTTTATGCAATATGTGTCGTTGGGTTTTTAG